A genomic stretch from Bacillus sp. E(2018) includes:
- a CDS encoding aldo/keto reductase: MTTIKSLQDTTVLHNGVKMPWFGLGVFKVEEGQEVIDSVKWAIEAGYKSIDTAAIYKNEEGVGQAIKEAGVPREELFITTKVWNKDQGYESTLAAFEESMNKLGLDYLDLYLVHWPVKSKYKETWRALEKLYKDGKVKAIGVSNFQVHHLEDILADCEIKPMVNQVEYHPRLAQKELLLFCKDNSIQLEAWSPLMQGELLEEPSLVELAEKHGKSVAQIILRWDVQNGVVTIPKSVKQHRIVENADIFDFELSLEDMAKIDALNEDRRIGPDPDNFDF, encoded by the coding sequence ATGACAACAATTAAATCATTGCAAGATACGACTGTCTTACACAATGGAGTTAAGATGCCATGGTTTGGACTTGGTGTATTTAAAGTTGAAGAAGGACAAGAAGTAATTGATTCTGTTAAATGGGCGATTGAAGCGGGATATAAGAGTATTGATACAGCAGCTATCTACAAAAATGAAGAAGGTGTTGGACAAGCTATCAAAGAAGCGGGTGTTCCTCGCGAAGAATTGTTCATCACGACTAAAGTATGGAATAAAGATCAAGGCTATGAGTCAACGCTTGCAGCATTTGAAGAGAGCATGAACAAGCTTGGACTCGATTATCTTGACCTGTATCTTGTTCACTGGCCGGTAAAGAGCAAGTATAAAGAAACGTGGCGTGCCCTTGAAAAGCTTTACAAGGACGGAAAAGTAAAAGCGATTGGTGTGTCTAACTTCCAAGTACATCACTTAGAAGATATCTTGGCAGACTGTGAGATTAAACCGATGGTGAACCAGGTTGAATACCATCCGCGTTTGGCACAAAAAGAGCTTCTTTTATTCTGTAAAGATAATAGCATCCAACTCGAAGCATGGAGCCCGCTAATGCAAGGTGAGTTATTAGAAGAACCATCATTGGTTGAACTAGCAGAGAAGCACGGAAAATCTGTAGCTCAAATCATCCTTCGTTGGGATGTTCAAAACGGCGTTGTAACGATACCGAAATCTGTTAAGCAACATCGCATCGTAGAAAATGCAGATATCTTCGATTTTGAATTATCGCTAGAAGATATGGCGAAAATTGATGCGTTAAATGAAGATCGTCGCATCGGTCCAGACCCAGACAACTTCGACTTCTAA
- a CDS encoding aspartyl-phosphate phosphatase Spo0E family protein: MECIKEKKEKLVEVADRNGLTSNETVKCSQELDVLLNVYQRQFSF, encoded by the coding sequence ATGGAATGTATAAAAGAAAAAAAAGAGAAGCTGGTAGAAGTTGCAGACCGCAATGGCTTAACCAGCAATGAAACGGTAAAATGCAGTCAAGAATTAGATGTATTGCTGAATGTGTATCAAAGACAATTTTCTTTTTAA
- a CDS encoding YjcZ family sporulation protein encodes MYANSPVNASLANAPVYGGGYGYCGGGGYGKSFAIIVVLFVLLIIVGCSWAYKGKDC; translated from the coding sequence ATGTATGCAAATTCACCGGTAAATGCTTCACTTGCAAACGCACCAGTATATGGTGGCGGATATGGTTATTGTGGTGGCGGAGGTTATGGCAAGAGTTTTGCGATCATAGTAGTTCTATTTGTCCTTCTGATTATTGTTGGCTGTTCGTGGGCATATAAAGGCAAAGATTGCTAA
- a CDS encoding YitT family protein, producing MLRIMWLTLGAFLQGLAMAAFLFPHNIPSGGVAGIAILFDYFFGVSLGLTLWSINFGLLLLAINKLGKQTALWTIYCVAVASIVVGWMSSHVTSPLNGPLLDVIYGAIIFGTGVGILFRFGASSGGMDIVALILANWTGKKPGSILFMINSFILLGTSLTLGLEIIVFAFICQWISTRLIDFVRTVSLKKTAKPFM from the coding sequence TTGCTGCGAATCATGTGGTTAACGTTGGGTGCTTTTTTGCAAGGACTGGCTATGGCAGCTTTCCTTTTTCCTCACAATATCCCTTCTGGCGGTGTAGCAGGAATTGCAATATTATTTGATTATTTTTTCGGTGTATCACTTGGTTTAACGTTATGGTCGATAAATTTTGGATTATTGCTATTGGCGATAAATAAGCTTGGAAAACAAACCGCATTGTGGACTATCTACTGTGTGGCTGTTGCTTCCATCGTGGTAGGTTGGATGTCTTCTCATGTTACAAGCCCCCTAAATGGTCCACTTCTAGATGTAATATACGGAGCGATTATCTTCGGAACAGGAGTGGGTATTCTCTTTCGATTCGGTGCTTCTTCAGGGGGGATGGATATCGTTGCCCTTATTCTTGCTAACTGGACAGGTAAAAAGCCGGGAAGCATTCTCTTTATGATCAACAGCTTTATATTATTAGGTACATCGTTAACTCTGGGACTTGAGATCATCGTATTCGCATTCATTTGCCAATGGATTAGCACAAGACTCATTGATTTTGTTAGGACGGTATCACTAAAGAAGACAGCCAAACCGTTTATGTAA
- a CDS encoding HPr family phosphocarrier protein, whose product MKTYFMVQEKIRPTWIHEMVVKANEFEQCQIFFECNTLRINAKSHLSMSLLNGMQGVCCVSATGEDSRGAVDALRSLGTGSLS is encoded by the coding sequence ATGAAAACTTACTTTATGGTACAAGAGAAAATCAGACCTACTTGGATTCATGAGATGGTGGTCAAAGCGAATGAGTTTGAACAATGCCAAATCTTTTTTGAATGCAATACGTTAAGAATCAATGCAAAAAGCCACCTTAGTATGAGTCTTTTAAATGGCATGCAAGGGGTCTGTTGCGTTTCTGCAACTGGAGAAGATAGCAGGGGTGCAGTTGATGCATTACGCAGTCTAGGAACAGGTTCATTATCATAA
- a CDS encoding VOC family protein produces the protein MKLAFLFHPVKDLQESQQYYEGLGMTEAWREGNQVLGMSMKDCEVQLMIEEDEHDLGPGGVFLVDSVDDFYHEHEGKLNFVKLPCTIPPGRYAIYQDATGNPIRIIDSTNKD, from the coding sequence ATGAAGCTCGCGTTTTTGTTTCACCCAGTAAAAGATTTACAAGAGTCTCAGCAATATTATGAAGGTCTTGGCATGACTGAAGCCTGGCGTGAGGGCAATCAAGTACTAGGGATGTCGATGAAAGATTGTGAAGTGCAGTTGATGATTGAGGAAGACGAACATGATCTTGGACCAGGCGGCGTATTTTTAGTAGATAGTGTAGATGATTTCTATCATGAACATGAAGGAAAGCTGAACTTTGTTAAATTACCTTGCACGATCCCTCCGGGAAGATATGCTATCTATCAAGATGCAACAGGGAATCCTATCAGAATCATTGATTCTACGAATAAAGACTAG